Within Conexibacter woesei DSM 14684, the genomic segment ATCGTGTCCGGCCACTTCTTGCCGGCGGGCGCGAACTTCGCCAGCCAGGCGTTCAGCTCGACCGACTCGATCTTCAGCTCGATCCCGATTCTCGCCAGGTCCGAGCGCAGGATCTGGCCCATCGCGGCGAACTCGGGATAGCCCTCCGAGGGGGCCCAGTAGGTCAGCCGCTCGACGCCGACCTCGTCGAACAGGCGCTTGGCCTCGTCGAGGTCGAAGCGCGTCTGTGGCAGGTCCGCATCGAACCACGGGCTCGTCTTCGACAGCGGCACGTTGGCGGTCGCGACCTCGGTCTTGCCGGCGAACGCCGTCGCGACGATCGCCTCGCGATTGGTCGCGAGCGACAGCGCGCGGCGGGCGCGTACGTCGTCGAACGGCTTGGAGGTGTTGTCCGGCATCAGGATCGTCGCGTCGCCGGGCCGCGGAGAGACCTCGACCGAGATGCCCGCGTCCTGGAGGCTCTCGACGTCGGCCCACGGCACCTGGAAGAGCGCGTCGAGGTCGCCGGTGCGCAGGGCGGTGACGGCCGCGGTCGTGTCCCGCGCGCGGGTGAACTCGAGCGTCCCGACCGCCGCCGGCTCGCCCCAGAAGTCGTCGCGTCTGCTGAGCACGACCGACTCGTTCGCGTTGAAGCGGTCCAGCTCGAACGGGCCGGAGGCATTCGGCCGTCTGTTGATCGCTCTGAGGTTGTCGGGGTCGGCGACCATCGCCAGCGTCAGCGCGCCCAGCAGCGTGCTCGCCGGTCTCGCGAGGGTCAGCTTCAACGTCGTCGCGTCGACCGCCTCGATTCTCGCCAGTCTCGGGATGTAGGAGCCGAACACCCAGGCGGTTCTCGGATCGGTCGCGCGCTTCAGGTTCGCCGCGACGACGCTCGCGTCGATCGGCTTGCCGTCGGCGAAGGTCGCGTCCTCGACGAGTCTGAACGTGTAGGTGCGGCCGTCGTCGGAGACGTCCCACGACTCGGCCAGCTCTCCGACGATCTCGCCGTCGGCGTCGTGCTTGACGAGCGAGGACCAGAGCGTGTGCATCAGCGAGGCCTCCATCGGCGAGACCAGCTTGTACGGGTCCAGCTGCGGGATCCCCGTCACGGCGCCGACGGTGACGCTGCCGCCGCCGTCGGCGCTGCCGCCGTCGTCCGGCGAGGAGCCGCCACTGCCGGCCGCGCTGCCATAGCCGTCGCCGGAGCCGCCGCCCGAACCCGAGTCGGATCCGCTGCCGCCGCAGGCTGCGAGCAGGAGGCAGGCGAGGAGCGCGAGGAGCGCGCCGGCGGCACGCGAGCTGCGTCTGGTCATGATGGTGCTCTTTCTGGTGCGGGAACGGCCGTTGGGCGTTGGTCGGCTGGGGGCGCGTCGGGCGGCGTCGGCTCCGGGACGGCGGCGAGCAGCTCGCGCGTGTAGGGGTGCTCCGGCCGCGCGAACAGCCGCTCGCGCGTGCCGGTCTCGACGATGCGGCCGCGCTGCATCACGGCGACGGTGCTCGACATGTAGCGGACGACGGCGAGGTTGTGCGAGACGAACAGGTAGGTGAGGCCGAGGCGGTCCTGCAGGTCGCGCAGGAGGTTGAGGATCTGCGCCTGGATCGAGACGTCGACCGCGGAGACGGCCTCGTCGAGCACGATCAGATCGGGCTGCAACGCGATCGCCCGCGCGATGCCGACGCGCTGGCACTGGCCGCCGGACAGCTCGTGCGGGTAGCGGACGGCGAACGCCGCCGGCAGCCCGACGAGCGCGAGCAGCTCGCGCACGCGCTCGGCGCGCGCGTCGCGGCCGATCCGCTCGTGGACCGCCAGCGGCAGGCCGACGATCTGCCCGATCGTCTTGCGGCGGTTGAGCGCCGCGACCGGGTCCTGCAGCACGATCTGCATGTGCCGGCGCTGCGCGCGCAGCGCCCGCCCGCCGAGCTCGGCGAGGTCGTGGCCGGCCACGCGCACGCTGCCCGCCGTCGGCCGGTCGAGGCCGAGCACGAGCCGCGCCAGCGTCGACTTGCCGCTGCCGGACTCGCCGACGAGGCCGAACGTCTCCCCGCGCGCGATCGTCAGCGACACGTCGTCGACCGCCTTGTGGACGTCGTGCCGGCCGATCGGGTAGTGGCGGCTGAGGTGCTCGACCTCGACGAGCGGCGCGCTCATCGTGCGCCTCCCGCCGTCACGTGGCACGCGGCCGTCCGGCCCGGGCCGGCGTCCAGCAGCGGGGGACGCTCGGCCTCGCAGCGCGTGACGGCGCGCGCGCAGCGGGGCCGGAACGAGCAGCCGGCGGGCAGCTCGCCGGCTGTCGGCGGCTGGCCCGCGAGCGCCGGCATCGGCAGCGACGGGTCGGCGTCGAGCCGGCAGACCGACCCGAGCAGCCCCTCGGTGTAGGGGTGCAGCGGCGTCCGGTAGAGGTCGCCGAGCGGCCCGGTCTCGACCAGCCGGCCGGCGTACATCACCTGCAGCCGGTCGCAGAAGCGCGCCGCGACGCCGAGGTCGTGCGTGATCAGCACGACCGCCACGCCGCGGGCCTCGGCGAGTCTCAGCAGCAGCTCGAGGATCCGCGCCTGCGTCGTCACGTCGAGCGCGGTCGTCGGCTCGTCGGCGACGATCAGCTCCGGATCGGCGCTCAGCGCCATCGCGATCACGACGCGCTGGCGCATCCCGCCGGAGAACTCGTGCGGGTACTGCGCGACGCGGCGCTCGGGCTCCGGCACGCCGACCTCGGCGAGCAGCTCGACCGCGCGCCGCTTCGCCGCCGCGGGCGCGACGTCGCCGTGTGCGCGGATCGCCTCGACGAGCTGGTCGCCGACGCGGCGCACGGGGTTCAGCGCCGACAGCGGGTCCTGGTAGACCATCGCGACGCGGCACCCGCGCACGCCCGCGAGCTGCGGCTCGGAGAGCGTGACGACGTCCGTGCCGTCGTGCAGCGTGATGCTGCCGGCGGCGATCCGCACCGGCGGCTCCAGCAGCCGCATGATCGCCAGCGCGGTCAGCGACTTGCCCGAACCGGACTCGCCGACGAGGCCGAGGCGCATCCCGCGCTCGACGCGAAACGAGACGTCATGCACGAGCCGGCGCACGCCGTCGCGCGCCGCCACGTCGATCGCGAGCCCGTCGACGGTCAGGGCGGCGGTCATCGCTCCTCCTCTCGGGGGTCGAGCACGTGCTGCAGCTGCGTGCCGAGCGTGTTGAAGGCGAGGATCGCGACGAAGATCGCGACAGCCGGGACGACGGTCAGCCAGACCGAGCGGTAGAGGCTGGCGTAGCCCTCCTGCAGGAGCGTCCCCCACGAGGCGTCGGGCGGCTGCACGCCGAGGCCGAGGAACGAGAGGCTTGCCTCGATCCCGATCGCCCACGCGATGTTCAGCGACGCCTGCGCGATCAGCGCCGGCGACGCGTTCGGCAGCAGCTCGCCGAAGACGGTGCGCAGCGGCGAGACGCCGGTCGCGCGCGCGGCGAGACGGTAGTCCGAGCGCAGCTCCGCCAGCAGCGCCGAGCGCGCGATGCGCGCCGTCTGCGGCGCGAGCAGCACGCCGCTGACGATCGCGAGCGTCCAGGTGCTGGAGCCGAACGCGGCGACGAGGATCAGCGCGAGCAGGATCGCCGGGATCGCCATCCCGGCGTCGGCGACGCGCATCAGCGTCTCGTCGACGGCCCGTCCGCTCGCCGCCGCCACGAAGCCCCAGACGATCCCGAGCAGCATCGAGACGGCCATCGCGCCGAACGCGACGAGCAGCGTGATGCGCCCGCCGGCGAACGTGCGCGCGAGCAGGTCGCGGCCGAGCTCGTCGGTCCCGAGCAGGTGGGCGCCCGACGGCGCGGCGAGGATCTGGTTCGTGTCGATCGCCGTCGGGGAGCCGGCGATCGGCGTCGCCAGCAGCGACAGCAGGAGCAGCAGCGCGATCGCCGCCGCGGAGACGACGGCGGCGCGCCGTCGCGCGAGCCGGCGCAGCACGCCGGCGCGCCCGCCGTGCGCGTGCTCGGCGGCAGCCTCCATCGCAACAGTGGCGCTCACGCGTTCACCTCCCCGACGCGCAGGCGCGGGTCGAGCACGCCGTAGAGCACGTCGGTCACGAACGTGACGAGCGCGAAGATCGCGACCGCGAGCAGCACGACGCTCTGCAGCACGGCGTAGTCGCGCTTGAGCACCGCGTCGACGATCAGCGAGCCGAGGCCGGGCCAGCCGAAGACGTACTCGACCACTACGACGCCGCCGAGCAGGTAGCCGACGGTCACGCCGAGGTAGGTGAGGCTGGGGATCAGCGCGTTCGGCAGCGCGTGGCCGAGCACGACGCGGCGGCGGCGCAGGCCCTTGCCGGTCGCGGTGCGGATGAACGGCGCCCGCAGCGTCTCCGCCAGCGAGGCGCGCAGCAGCACGACGAGCGGCGCGGCGACGGCGAGCGCGAGCGTCAGCGCCGGCATCGCGATCAGCTGCAGGTTGCGCAGCGGATCGTCGACGAACGGGACGTAGCCGCGCGTCGGCAGCAGGCCCGCTTGGACGCCGAAGACGATCACGAACGCGATCCCGACGAGGAACGGCGGCGCGGCCATCAGCGCCGCGGTCGCCGTGTCGACCGCCCGCGCCGCGAGGCTGCCGGGCCGCGTCGCGCTGACGAGCGCCGCCGGCACGGCGAGCAGCAGGCCGAGCACGAACGCGAGCGCCGCCAGCTCGAGCGTCGGCACGATCCGCTGGCCGATCAGCGTCGTGACGGCGTACTGGCTGAAGTACGACTGGCCGAGGTCGCCGCGCGCGACGCCCCCGACCCATGACAGGTACTGCGCGACGACGGAGCGGTCGAGCCCCAGCTGATGGCGCAACTCGGTCAGCGCCGCCGGGTCGAGGTTGCGCGCACCGCCGAGCTTGGTGATCGTCGGATCGCCGGGGACGACGCGCAGCAGCGCGAACACCAGCAGCGACGCGAGCGCCAGCAGCAGGATGCTCGCGCCGAGGCGGCGCAGGACGTAGCCGCGCATCGTCGTCACGGCGCGAAGCCGGCCTGTTCGAGGTTGACGTTGCCCTGCGGGTCGACCCAGGCGCCGGTCACGCCGTCGCGCACGACCGTCTGGAGCGTCGAGAAGACGATCGGCATGATCGGCACGGCGTCGTTCTGCAGCTGCTGCATCTCGGCGTAGATCGCGTCGCGCTCCGCCTGCTCGCCGGTCGCGACCGCTCTGGCGGACAGCTCTCTCCAGCCGGGCAGTCTCGCGTTGCACTCGCAGACGCCCTCGTCGAGGAAGCTGAGCGCGTAGCTGGGAACGGTCGGCAGCGACAGGTAGTTGGCGACGATGCCGCCCGGGAATCTCTTGCCGGCCGGGTAGAACGTGTCGAGCCAGGTGCTGAACTCCTGGCGCTCGATCTTCATTCTGATCCCGATCTCCTCCAGGTTCTGCTGGAGGATCTGGCCCATCTGCACCCACTCCGGGTACTGGCCCGCGACCGTGTGGAACGTCAGCGTCGTGCCGGCGTCGACGCCGGCCTCGGCGAACAGCGCTCTCGCCTTGTCGAGGTCGAACGGGTAGGTCGTCAGCGAGCTGTCGAAGGCGGCGTTTCTGGGCGACAGCATCGACGCCGTCTCCGGCACCAGGCCCTTGCCGGCGTAGCCGACCTTCAGCATCGTCTCGCGGTCGATCGCGTGCAGCAGCGCCTGACGGGCGCGCACGTCGTCGAACGGCGGGCTGGTGTTGTCGACCTCCCAGTAAGCGCCGGCCGAGACGTCGTCGGGCTCCAGCGCCCGGCCGCGCGTCGCGGCGACGAGCCCGTCGACGTCGGCGGGCGTGACCGCCCACAGCACGTCGAGGTCGCCGGCGCGGAACGCGGTCGCGGCGGCGGTCGAGTCGGGCGAGCGGACGACGTCGATCTCGTCGAGCTTGGCCGGCTCGCCCCAGTAGCCGTCGTTTCTGAGCAGCGTGACGTGGTCGTCGGGGACCATCTCGCCGAGCTTGAACGGACCGGTGCCGACCGCGGTCTTGCTCGCGCTGGAGAAGCTTCTCGGCGCGATCATCTTGATCGTGCCCGAGGCGAGCGCGTCCGGCAGCAGCGCGTTCGGCGCTCTCAGCTTCAGCACCAGCGTCGTCGGCGCGGGCGTCTCGATCTTCGCGATCGTCTCGATCTTCGTGCGGTCGGGATTCGGGACTCTGGGGTCGAGCACGCGCTCGAGGTTGGCCTTCGCGGCCGCCGCGTCGAACGGCGTGCCGTCGTGGAATCTGACACCGTCGCGGAGCGTGAAGGTCCACGTTCTCTGGTCGGCGGACGCTCTCCATGAGGCCGCCAGGTCGGGTGTGGTCTCACCGCTTGGATCGGCCTTCGTCAGGCCGTTGAACAGCAGCGGCTGCACCACCAGCTGCTGCGCGGCCGAAAGCGTGTGCGGGTCCAGCTGCGAGATGCCCGCGGCGGTGCCGTAGACGAGTCTGCCGCCGGCTCTCGCCGCCTGCGTCGAAGCCGCCGTGTCGCCGGTCTCGCCACCGCTCGTACTGCCGCCGCCACCGCAGCCGGCCAGCACCGCGCAGCCGGCGGCGAGCACCGCCAGGTGCCGAATCTGAACCCTCATCCCATTCCCTCGTTTCGGTATAAAGAAACTACATACCGTATGTCGTAGTTTATGGGCGACGGGCCGCGGACGCAAGCAATTCGCCCGCGGCCTGTCACCCACGAGCTGCTATCTGACAGTCACCTGAACTTGGACCGTTCCGCTCAGCCCCGCGAGGTCGAGCGTGTCACCGGTGAACGGGACCGCGGTCCCTCTCCCGACGACGGTCGCCGTGCCGATCGCGTTGCCCGCCGGCAGGCGCAGGCGCAGGCGCGCCTCTCTCATCGCGGCGGACGGCGGCGGCAGTGTCACCGTGACGGCGACCGTTCTTCTCGCCAGCTGCGAGGTGATTCTGTAGCCGACCTGCCCGAACGTCGTCGGCGCGTTCGCGACGGTGATCGACTTGCCGTCCTCCAACCAGCCGCGCGGCGTCGAGTAGGCGAGTCTCAGCGAGTCGGGAACGCCGTCGGTCCCCTCCCCCACGTGCACGAGCATCTCGCGCAGCGTCACGAGGAAGAAGTCGTTGTTGGCGTTCGTCGGCGACAGGTACATCGAGCGGAAGTACTCGCCCGGCACCGGCGCGATCGTGTGCCCTTCGCCCGCGATGAACGTCTTGCGCGTCATCCCGTGCGCGAGCTTCCCGTACAGCGCCAGCACCAGCTGCTCGGGGTCGTCCTGCGCGGCGAGGAAGCGGATCCGCTCGACCGCGTAGACGCTGTCGTCGCCGTCGGTCTTGTAGCCCGGCAGCCCACCCGGCGTCACCGACCCGATTCTCGTCGGGTAGTAGTTGAAGCGCTGGAGGCCGAGCAGCAGCGCGCCCTCGTCGCGCGAGTACGCCCACACGCTGTCCGCCTCGGCGCTGCCGGGCGTGAAGATCCCGGACGCGAGCGCGTACGGGTGCAGCAGGTTCCAGTACGAGCCGATCTTCGTCCCCGTGACCGGGTCGAACGGCAGCTCGCCGCTCAGCAGGTCGTGCGGGATGAACGTCGATCTGCCGACCGTTCTCTTCGAGCTGTCGATCGCGGTCCGCAGCGCTCTGCCGAACGCGGCGGCCTCGGGCTCGTACGTGGCGGCGAGGCTTCTCTCGCCGATCAGTCTCCACACGAGCGCCATGTCGCGCATGCCGCGCCAGCCCACCGTCTGCGTGTGCGTGCCATAGATTCTCGTCGGGATGTCGCCGCCCTCGAACTCCTTCGGCAGCAGCCCGTTCGGGTCTCTGGCCCGCTCGGCCGCCATCGCCGCCATGTAGCTCGCGTACGTCGCCGTGTTCGCTCTGATGAAGGCGGTGTCGCCGGTCAGGAACCAGTACGCCGCGGCGTGCGAGAGCTTCTCGCCGCGCTCCCAGTTCGGGTAGCCCGTGCCCTTCGACATCCCCACCAGCGCTTGCAGGCCGGCTCTCGCCTCCGTGGTGAAGCCGTACTCGCCGAGGCGCTGCACCGCCGAGCTGCTCTCCGGCTGGTAGAAGCTCTCGTAGGCGTTGCCGTAGCTGTAGCGCCAGCCGAGCTGGAGGTTCTGGATCAGCAGGTTGCGCTGCGCGTCCATCACCCGCTGCTCGGGCACGTCGTAGGTCGCACCCGACGCCAGCTTCGTGTTCCACGCCGACTTCAGGCCGGCGAGCGCCGTCGCATACGAGGTCGCGTCGGCGGTGAACGTCGTCGGAGTCGCCGGGTTGACCGGCCGCACGAAGTAGAGCGAGTGCGGCAGGCCGTCGGAGAGGTCGACTCTGGCGCGCAGCTGCGAGCCGCTCTCGAGCGTCCAGCCGGCGCCGTCGTACATCACGACGTTGCCGCCGCTGGTCAGCGAGCCGCCCGCGTCGACGAGCGCCGTGTCGCCGGTCGCGATCCGCAGGTCGGTCGCGCCCAGCGCCGAGCTGCCTCTCTGGGCGGTGATCTTGACGAAGCTGGCCGGCGTGCTCGTCGACGGCAGGTGCGCGACGAACGACTCCTGTCTGTACTGGACGCCGTCGGCGTCGACGTAGTCGGTCTGCAGGACCGGCTGATGGCCGTCGGCGAGCGCCGGCTCCTGCAGCCGCGCCTCGCACAGGCCGAAGCGCTCGCGCGCGCCGGCGCCGCCGACGTAGACCGTCGCGCGACGCCCGTTGGCGGCCCGCGAGACGACCTGGCTGCCGTCGGCGACGTGCAGCGCGCCCGGCTGGGAGAAGTCGGTCCCCGGCGCGCCGAAGGCGACGTAGAAGACGCCGGAGTCGGTCAGCTGATTGCCGCTCATGCCGGCCGGCGAGCCGACGTAGCGCAGCGGCAGCAGGTAGTCCTTGACGTTGTCGTAGGTCGGGCCGCTCGCGCTCGCCATCAGCGCGTTGCCCCACACGTCCGGCTTCGATCTCATCGCCGTCTCGACGCTGGCGACGTAGCCGGCCGGGAAGGCGAGTCTGTCCGTGCACTGCTCTCTCGTGAGGTCGCTCGGCGAGCTGATGCCGGGGCCGAACGACAGCTCCAGCGCCAGGTCCCACGTGACCGGGCCGCTCGCGTCCCAGCCCTGCTGGGTCGGGTCGTCAGCCCGCCGGGCGACGATGCCGGTGTGCGTCTCGACCGAGCCGCCGCGGACCGCGAGCACGTATCTGCCGCCTCTGGTGAGCCGCACCGCGGGCGAGAAGACGACCGTCCGCTTCCCGATCGGGCTGGCAGCGAGCGCCGCGGTCGCGACCGTCGCGCCGTCGGGCGTGTCGCGATGGACGGTGATCGACAGCGGGCCGTCGGTCGCCTCCGTCAGCCAGATCGAGGCGTCGTAGAGCGTCTCGTCGGAGGCGGTGAACGACTCGGCCGCGAAGTCGGTGCCGTGGACCGGGCCGAAGTCGCCCGAGGTCGGCGGGAACGTGTCGACGGTGTCGGGCGCGCCGCAGAAGTCGACTTGCAGCGCCATGTCCCAGCCGGTCGCTCTGTAGTCGGTGTTGCCGTGGCTGCCGTCTCTGGCGTAGACCTCGCCGGAGGTGGCGATCAGTCTCGCCGTCCCTCTCGTCGCCGCCGGCGCGTTGACCTTGAGGATGTACGTGCTGCCGGCTCTGACCGCGATCGGCGTCGCGAGCGCGACCTCGGCCTTGCCGGACACGCCGGAGGCGAGGGTCGCGGTGCCGACGACCGTGCCGCCGATCGCACTGCCGGAGATCACCGACAGCGTCACGGGAGCGTCGGCCGCCTGCTCCATCCAGACGGTCAGCTTGGTGATCGCGCTGCCGCCCGCGACGAA encodes:
- a CDS encoding ABC transporter ATP-binding protein — protein: MTAALTVDGLAIDVAARDGVRRLVHDVSFRVERGMRLGLVGESGSGKSLTALAIMRLLEPPVRIAAGSITLHDGTDVVTLSEPQLAGVRGCRVAMVYQDPLSALNPVRRVGDQLVEAIRAHGDVAPAAAKRRAVELLAEVGVPEPERRVAQYPHEFSGGMRQRVVIAMALSADPELIVADEPTTALDVTTQARILELLLRLAEARGVAVVLITHDLGVAARFCDRLQVMYAGRLVETGPLGDLYRTPLHPYTEGLLGSVCRLDADPSLPMPALAGQPPTAGELPAGCSFRPRCARAVTRCEAERPPLLDAGPGRTAACHVTAGGAR
- a CDS encoding ABC transporter permease; protein product: MRGYVLRRLGASILLLALASLLVFALLRVVPGDPTITKLGGARNLDPAALTELRHQLGLDRSVVAQYLSWVGGVARGDLGQSYFSQYAVTTLIGQRIVPTLELAALAFVLGLLLAVPAALVSATRPGSLAARAVDTATAALMAAPPFLVGIAFVIVFGVQAGLLPTRGYVPFVDDPLRNLQLIAMPALTLALAVAAPLVVLLRASLAETLRAPFIRTATGKGLRRRRVVLGHALPNALIPSLTYLGVTVGYLLGGVVVVEYVFGWPGLGSLIVDAVLKRDYAVLQSVVLLAVAIFALVTFVTDVLYGVLDPRLRVGEVNA
- a CDS encoding ABC transporter permease, with translation MSATVAMEAAAEHAHGGRAGVLRRLARRRAAVVSAAAIALLLLLSLLATPIAGSPTAIDTNQILAAPSGAHLLGTDELGRDLLARTFAGGRITLLVAFGAMAVSMLLGIVWGFVAAASGRAVDETLMRVADAGMAIPAILLALILVAAFGSSTWTLAIVSGVLLAPQTARIARSALLAELRSDYRLAARATGVSPLRTVFGELLPNASPALIAQASLNIAWAIGIEASLSFLGLGVQPPDASWGTLLQEGYASLYRSVWLTVVPAVAIFVAILAFNTLGTQLQHVLDPREEER
- a CDS encoding ABC transporter substrate-binding protein; translation: MTRRSSRAAGALLALLACLLLAACGGSGSDSGSGGGSGDGYGSAAGSGGSSPDDGGSADGGGSVTVGAVTGIPQLDPYKLVSPMEASLMHTLWSSLVKHDADGEIVGELAESWDVSDDGRTYTFRLVEDATFADGKPIDASVVAANLKRATDPRTAWVFGSYIPRLARIEAVDATTLKLTLARPASTLLGALTLAMVADPDNLRAINRRPNASGPFELDRFNANESVVLSRRDDFWGEPAAVGTLEFTRARDTTAAVTALRTGDLDALFQVPWADVESLQDAGISVEVSPRPGDATILMPDNTSKPFDDVRARRALSLATNREAIVATAFAGKTEVATANVPLSKTSPWFDADLPQTRFDLDEAKRLFDEVGVERLTYWAPSEGYPEFAAMGQILRSDLARIGIELKIESVELNAWLAKFAPAGKKWPDTIIPTVYVAPHNPGIFLAQWFPGICECNFDDPRYVAAVEAGVAATDEAAARASFAEAQRIFAEQVPVSVATMMSFPVAVRDDVSGIFLDETGYGRFEQVTVGD
- a CDS encoding ABC transporter substrate-binding protein — protein: MRVQIRHLAVLAAGCAVLAGCGGGGSTSGGETGDTAASTQAARAGGRLVYGTAAGISQLDPHTLSAAQQLVVQPLLFNGLTKADPSGETTPDLAASWRASADQRTWTFTLRDGVRFHDGTPFDAAAAKANLERVLDPRVPNPDRTKIETIAKIETPAPTTLVLKLRAPNALLPDALASGTIKMIAPRSFSSASKTAVGTGPFKLGEMVPDDHVTLLRNDGYWGEPAKLDEIDVVRSPDSTAAATAFRAGDLDVLWAVTPADVDGLVAATRGRALEPDDVSAGAYWEVDNTSPPFDDVRARQALLHAIDRETMLKVGYAGKGLVPETASMLSPRNAAFDSSLTTYPFDLDKARALFAEAGVDAGTTLTFHTVAGQYPEWVQMGQILQQNLEEIGIRMKIERQEFSTWLDTFYPAGKRFPGGIVANYLSLPTVPSYALSFLDEGVCECNARLPGWRELSARAVATGEQAERDAIYAEMQQLQNDAVPIMPIVFSTLQTVVRDGVTGAWVDPQGNVNLEQAGFAP
- a CDS encoding ATP-binding cassette domain-containing protein, with the protein product MSAPLVEVEHLSRHYPIGRHDVHKAVDDVSLTIARGETFGLVGESGSGKSTLARLVLGLDRPTAGSVRVAGHDLAELGGRALRAQRRHMQIVLQDPVAALNRRKTIGQIVGLPLAVHERIGRDARAERVRELLALVGLPAAFAVRYPHELSGGQCQRVGIARAIALQPDLIVLDEAVSAVDVSIQAQILNLLRDLQDRLGLTYLFVSHNLAVVRYMSSTVAVMQRGRIVETGTRERLFARPEHPYTRELLAAVPEPTPPDAPPADQRPTAVPAPERAPS